The Metabacillus sediminilitoris genome window below encodes:
- a CDS encoding ATP-binding protein, producing MKLNKLLKTRLAAQFTLLTITIIVTFSLLIAALLIYQYRITVDIEQKNEKLEEKERIATDLRYAFNMAISEMRAYFAYDGYESYFDNVKKQQAIVETKLATLQDIAENEEDVLMIQDTQYFYTYYFHDVMPRTKEYYDTGQYDEVIKVAVIQNASETIRTYQRSIKDYTNGLHNEHNSLHVQFTKKVFFCQVVFIIVLFLLIACMGIITRVMLNKIGRPLNDLTGAASEIADGQTVLFTDKTNRDDELGLLSKAFEKMSKSIQDKEQDLHAQNGELLAQQDELQSQQHELVEALEMMRKSEFILNKRNELIRGIANSLDKREVLKSIVKTMCEVIGADKGIIVLLDRGHEHASFGVSAQGVKQFIHHLHSGLITRLKETKQPYTVKRESLHAEKAYHTSIFFSYDLYVPVITGSGKMEAIMMYTRFHQPFHESEIEEYDSLSKQLAISLDKIQLFEQSESERLLFQDILNTINEGIQLVDVDGTVIQANQKLCDMFKCKFSTILNKSYSDWLEMVSQTVKNSDELKGFFDRILFNGHIGETMCIYHQELPVQKVIQVYSEPLKRNGEKFGTVIVHRDITKEYEVDVMKSEFVSTVSHELRTPLASVLGFTELMLNKELKPERQKKYLTTIYKEAKRLTVLINDFLDVQRMEAGKQSYDKKYDDIVPLLSSIIEAHEINHPNHVFHFQTKTTHTMVLGDKDKLTQVFTNLINNAIKYSPDGGNIYVTVYEEESQLKVAIKDEGLGIPEESIDKLFSKFYRVDNSDYRKIGGTGLGLAIVKEIMKQHDGDISIQSKLKEGSTFTVNFPLVIGYSDEERGKNGNLSGMNKVNVIIVEDDSSLAALLQTELEESNFHVKVFSEGKSALAAIKEERPDAIVLDIMLEDKGMNGWDIIKHLKGIEDLKLIPIFISSALDEKEKGLALGANDYLIKPYQPSKLSKLILQTLLKKDWSGQILIPSENDE from the coding sequence GTGAAGCTGAATAAGCTCTTAAAGACTAGATTAGCTGCTCAATTTACCCTATTAACAATAACAATTATCGTTACATTTAGTTTGTTAATTGCTGCGTTATTGATTTATCAATATAGGATAACGGTTGATATTGAGCAGAAAAATGAAAAGCTTGAAGAAAAAGAAAGAATTGCAACAGATTTACGCTATGCTTTTAATATGGCTATTTCAGAAATGAGAGCCTATTTTGCCTATGATGGATATGAATCGTATTTTGATAATGTAAAGAAACAACAAGCGATTGTAGAGACTAAGCTGGCTACACTACAAGATATAGCTGAAAATGAAGAAGATGTGTTAATGATTCAAGATACACAATATTTTTATACTTACTATTTTCATGATGTCATGCCCAGAACAAAAGAATACTATGATACAGGGCAATATGATGAGGTAATAAAAGTTGCCGTCATACAAAATGCATCAGAAACCATACGTACTTATCAAAGAAGTATCAAGGATTATACAAATGGTCTTCATAATGAGCATAACTCTCTCCATGTTCAGTTCACAAAAAAGGTTTTCTTCTGCCAGGTCGTTTTTATCATTGTCTTATTTTTATTAATTGCATGTATGGGGATTATTACTAGGGTTATGTTGAACAAAATAGGCAGACCATTAAATGACCTTACTGGTGCAGCAAGTGAAATAGCTGACGGACAAACAGTGTTGTTTACTGACAAAACAAATCGAGATGATGAACTTGGCCTGCTTTCAAAAGCCTTTGAAAAAATGAGTAAAAGCATCCAAGACAAAGAGCAGGACTTACATGCGCAAAATGGAGAATTATTAGCACAACAGGATGAACTGCAATCACAGCAACATGAGCTTGTCGAAGCACTGGAAATGATGCGGAAAAGTGAGTTTATTCTTAATAAAAGAAATGAGTTAATTAGAGGGATCGCGAACAGTTTAGATAAAAGGGAAGTATTAAAAAGCATTGTAAAGACAATGTGTGAGGTAATTGGTGCAGATAAAGGAATCATTGTTTTACTTGATCGAGGACATGAGCATGCAAGCTTTGGCGTATCAGCGCAGGGAGTGAAGCAGTTTATTCATCATTTGCATTCAGGGTTAATCACAAGGCTTAAGGAAACAAAGCAACCATATACAGTGAAAAGAGAAAGTTTACATGCAGAGAAGGCCTACCATACTTCAATTTTCTTTTCATATGATTTATACGTACCAGTCATTACTGGATCAGGAAAAATGGAAGCTATTATGATGTATACACGATTTCATCAACCATTTCATGAATCTGAGATTGAGGAATATGATAGCCTAAGTAAACAGCTAGCCATTTCTTTAGATAAAATCCAGTTATTCGAACAATCTGAATCAGAACGATTATTGTTTCAAGATATTTTAAATACGATTAACGAAGGAATTCAATTGGTTGACGTAGATGGCACAGTGATTCAAGCTAATCAAAAGCTGTGCGACATGTTTAAATGCAAGTTTTCAACCATCCTTAATAAGAGCTATAGTGATTGGCTTGAAATGGTAAGTCAAACTGTAAAGAATAGCGATGAACTTAAGGGCTTTTTCGATCGTATTTTATTTAACGGTCATATAGGTGAAACAATGTGTATTTATCATCAAGAACTTCCAGTCCAAAAAGTTATACAAGTATACAGTGAACCATTAAAAAGGAATGGTGAGAAATTTGGTACGGTTATTGTCCATCGAGATATTACAAAGGAATATGAAGTAGATGTGATGAAATCTGAATTTGTAAGTACGGTCAGTCATGAATTAAGGACACCGCTTGCAAGTGTATTAGGATTTACAGAACTTATGCTAAATAAAGAGTTAAAGCCTGAGCGCCAAAAGAAATATTTAACAACAATTTACAAAGAAGCAAAACGGTTAACTGTACTTATTAATGATTTCTTAGATGTACAACGAATGGAAGCCGGTAAACAATCGTATGACAAAAAATATGATGACATTGTTCCACTACTCAGCAGCATCATTGAGGCTCATGAAATCAATCATCCAAACCATGTCTTTCATTTTCAAACAAAAACAACTCATACAATGGTTCTTGGCGACAAGGATAAGCTTACACAAGTGTTTACGAATTTAATTAATAATGCAATAAAATATTCTCCAGATGGCGGCAATATTTATGTAACTGTTTATGAAGAAGAATCACAGTTAAAAGTAGCGATAAAAGATGAAGGATTGGGAATACCTGAGGAATCGATTGATAAACTATTTTCAAAATTTTACCGGGTAGATAATTCTGACTATCGGAAAATTGGCGGAACAGGACTCGGGTTAGCGATTGTTAAAGAAATCATGAAACAACATGATGGCGACATATCTATACAGTCAAAACTGAAAGAGGGAAGTACTTTTACAGTGAATTTCCCCCTTGTTATTGGATATTCAGATGAAGAAAGAGGAAAAAATGGAAATCTATCTGGAATGAATAAAGTAAATGTTATTATCGTTGAAGATGATAGTAGTTTAGCTGCTTTGTTGCAAACTGAACTAGAGGAAAGTAACTTTCATGTAAAAGTATTTAGTGAAGGAAAGTCTGCATTAGCAGCAATTAAGGAAGAGCGACCTGATGCCATCGTACTTGACATCATGCTTGAGGATAAAGGCATGAACGGTTGGGACATTATTAAGCATCTTAAAGGAATCGAAGATCTTAAATTAATTCCAATCTTTATTTCCTCTGCTTTGGACGAGAAGGAAAAAGGTTTGGCTCTTGGAGCAAACGATTATTTGATAAAACCATATCAACCAAGTAAATTATCAAAACTTATTCTCCAAACCTTATTGAAAAAAGACTGGAGCGGACAAATTCTTATTCCAAGTGAAAACGATGAATAA
- a CDS encoding response regulator transcription factor, with protein MAKILLAEDEEVLRMLVVDTLEDEGYKIDEACDGKEAYNLIKENSYDLIILDYMMPVYTGLELLEMIRHDNNQTRIMMLSAKSQKSVQQKVLETGADYFMTKPFSPMKLIERIEEILGEAE; from the coding sequence ATGGCAAAAATTTTACTTGCTGAAGATGAAGAAGTACTTCGTATGCTTGTTGTTGATACTCTTGAGGATGAAGGGTATAAAATCGATGAGGCGTGTGATGGAAAAGAAGCATATAACTTAATTAAGGAAAATTCATATGATCTCATCATTTTAGATTATATGATGCCGGTGTATACCGGTTTAGAGTTGCTTGAAATGATTCGTCATGATAACAATCAAACGAGGATCATGATGTTAAGTGCTAAAAGTCAAAAATCAGTTCAGCAAAAAGTATTAGAAACTGGTGCAGACTATTTTATGACAAAACCGTTTAGTCCAATGAAGCTTATTGAAAGAATTGAGGAGATTTTAGGTGAAGCTGAATAA